ACACCGCGGGTCTGAACGAACTGCTGCGGAACCCGCTGCAGACCGTCGTGCTGATCGATGTCCGCGAGCCGCGCGAGTTCGCGGTCAGCCATCTGCGGGGCGCCGTGCGGGCGACCTCCATCGATCAGGTTGCAGCCCTGGTGCACGACGCCCCGGCGGGCGCCACGATCGTGGCGTACTGCTCGGTCGGCTACCGGTCGGCCCGCCTCGTCGACGAGCTCCGGGAGCGCGGCGTGGCAGGGGTGTACAACCTGGAAGGGTCGATCTTCCGCTGGGCGAACGAGGATCGGCCGCTCTACCGCGGCGACGCTCCGGTGCGGCAGGTGCATCCCTTCGACGAATCCTGGGGCACGCTCCTGCACGCCGACCGGCGATCCTACTCTCCGTGAAGCGGGTGCCGCGCGAGTCCTCGCGGGCGCGTCACCGGTCCGCCGCGCGCCGTGCCGCCAGCAGGCGCTCGA
Above is a genomic segment from Acidobacteriota bacterium containing:
- a CDS encoding rhodanese-like domain-containing protein, with the protein product MTSPRAAATPRARGLHRPAAGAVLIALMALTACAGPATGPTWAGVEARITETFPDVPSIDTAGLNELLRNPLQTVVLIDVREPREFAVSHLRGAVRATSIDQVAALVHDAPAGATIVAYCSVGYRSARLVDELRERGVAGVYNLEGSIFRWANEDRPLYRGDAPVRQVHPFDESWGTLLHADRRSYSP